One window of the Xiphophorus hellerii strain 12219 chromosome 15, Xiphophorus_hellerii-4.1, whole genome shotgun sequence genome contains the following:
- the pum2 gene encoding pumilio homolog 2 isoform X3: MSIPCSILGMNDVGWQETRGGMLHANGAPESGGVRVHGGGPLTAVGGGGQAPGGPHLQGMDRSSNLTPGTPQPPLSGRSQDDATVGYFFQRQPGEQLVGCTPNKHRWPTGDANHVDQVRTVDEMNYDFQALALESRGMGELLPTKKIWDSDELAKDGRKGMLLGEEWRENAWGSSHHSVSQPIMVQRRPGQGFHGNGDTNSVLSPRSEGGGLGVSMVEYVLSSSPGDKMEGRYRNGGYGGGDTDQDGREKIDVQEKVSPFEEDQSPEMKVGEDNDPAKSNGRGLLNGMDRDCKDFNPTPGSRQSSPTEAVERMGPTQTGLEMMGQHHPHVLQQQNPAQNKIPTEDFQSQEAQNMGGMEHGAGVESLQFDYAGNQIQVDSSGTPVGLFDYSSQQQLFQRSNPLTVQQLTAAQQQQYALAAAQQQHLAGLAPAFVPNPYIINAAPPGADPYTAAGLAAAATLAGPTVVPPQYYGVPWGVYPANLFQQQAASTANHSANQQASNQGPGPGQPQVMRTGTNQRPLTPGQGQQSQQESLAAAAAANPALAYAGMPGYQVLAPAAYYDQTGALVMGPGARTGLGGPVRLVQTPLLINPAAAQAAAVSASGSGNNMSGPPANGLYRSIPQPQPQQQQAPPPSSGLTSSSFYGSGSVPNTSQSSSLFSHTSGAPPSSSLGFSSTGGSLGVGLGSALGGFGSSVSSSTSSSVSRRDSLLASSDLYKRGGSSLTPIGQPFYNSLGYSSSPSPIGLTPGHSPLTPPPSLPSSHGSSSSLHLGGLTNGSGRYISAAPGAEAKYRSAGGTSSLFNSSSQLFPPSRPRYSRSDVMPSGRSRLLEDFRNNRFPNLQLRDLPGHMVEFSQDQHGSRFIQQKLERATPAERQMVFGEILQAAYQLMTDVFGNYVIQKFFEFGSADQKLALATRIRGHVLPLALQMYGCRVIQKALESISSDQQVISDIVRELDGHVLKCVKDQNGNHVVQKCIECVQPQALQFIIDAFQGQVFVLSTHPYGCRVIQRILEHCTQEQTLPILEELHQHSEQLGQDQYGNYVIQHVLEHGRPEDKSKIVAEVRGKVLVLSQHKFASNVVEKCVIHSSRAERALLIDEVCCQKDGPHSALYTMMKDQYANYVVQRMIDMAEPAQRKIIMHKIRPHIATLRKYTYGKHILAKLEKYYMKSGGSELGPIGGPTNGLM, encoded by the exons ATGAGCATTCCATGCAGCATCCTAGGCATGAATGACGTGGGTTGGCAGGAGACGAGAGGTGGGATGCTGCATGCAAATGGTGCTCCTGAATCAGGGGGTGTTCGGGTTCATGGCGGCGGGCCCCTGACTGCGGTCGGGGGTGGTGGACAGGCTCCTGGGGGGCCACATTTACAGGGTATGGATAGAAGTTCTAACCTTACCCCAGGTACGCCGCAGCCTCCGCTCAGTGGAAGATCTCAGGACGACGCCACAGTTGGATACTTCTTTCAGCGACAACCAGGAGAGCAACTTGTGGGTTGCACTCCTAACAAGCACCGTTGGCCAACTGGAGATGCTAATCATGTTGATCAG gtTCGAACCGTAGATGAAATGAATTATGACTTTCAAGCTCTTGCTCTGGAGTCAAGAGGAATGGGAGAG cttttgcCAACAAAAAAGATCTGGGATTCTGATGAGCTAGCCAAGGATGGGCGGAAAGGGATGCTTCTTGGTGAAGAATGGAGGGAGAATGCATGGGGATCGTCTC ATCATTCAGTGTCCCAGCCAATCATGGTACAGCGGCGGCCTGGCCAGGGTTTCCATGGGAACGGTGATACAAATTCTGTGCTTTCGCCTCGCTCAGAAGGTGGAGGTCTGGGTGTGAGCATGGTGGAGTATGTCCTGAGCTCCTCCCCTGGTGACAAAATGGAAGGTCGCTACAGAAACGGCGGCTAC GGTGGAGGAGATACTGATCAAGATGGAAGAGAGAAAATTGACGTACAAGAGAAAGTGTCACCTTTTGAGGAAGACCAAAGCCCTGAGATGAAGGTGGGAGAGGATAACGATCCAGCTAAATCCAACGGAAGAGGTCTGCTAAACGGCATGGATAGAGACTGCAAAGACTTCAA TCCAACCCCCGGGAGCCGTCAATCTTCCCCTACTGAGGCCGTCGAGAGAATGGGTCCCACTCAGACGGGTTTGGAAATGATGGGGCAGCACCATCCGCATGTCCTCCAACAACAAAACCCAGCCCAGAACAAGATCCCTACTGAGGACTTCCAGAGCCAGGAGGCCCAGAACATGGGCGGCATGGAGCATGGGGCAGGCGTCGAGTCTTTACAGTTTGATTACGCTGGGAACCAGATCCAGGTCGACTCGTCAGGAACTCCAGTGGGATTGTTCGACTACAGTTCTCAGCAGCAG TTGTTCCAGAGATCAAATCCCCTGACAGTTCAACAGCTTACTGCAGCTCAGCAACAACAATATGCCCTGGCTGCAGCTCAACAGCAGCATCTCG CTGGACTCGCTCCTGCATTTGTGCCAAATCCTTACATCATTAATGCTGCGCCGCCTGGAGCCGACCCATACACTGCCGCCGGCCTTGCTGCAGCAGCCACTTTAGCAG GTCCCACAGTTGTCCCACCACAGTACTATGGTGTTCCTTGGGGTGTGTATCCAGCCAATCTTTTCCAGCAACAGGCAGCATCAACTGCCAATCACTCGGCTAATCAGCAAGCATCCAACCAGGGACCAGGACCAGGCCAGCCACAG GTGATGCGCACAGGAACCAACCAGCGACCTCTTACACCGGGACAAGGTCAACAAAGTCAGCAGGAGTCGttagctgcagctgctgctgcaaacccgGCCCTAGCTTACGCAGGAATGCCTG GCTACCAGGTGTTGGCCCCTGCCGCCTATTACGACCAAACTGGAGCCTTGGTAATGGGTCCTGGAGCTCGGACTGGTCTGGGTGGCCCCGTTCGTCTCGTACAAACCCCCCTCCTCATTAACCCAGCAGCAGCACAGGCTG CAGCTGTATCTGCATCCGGCTCCGGTAACAACATGTCTGGACCCCCAGCCAACGGTCTGTACCGCTCCATCCCTCAGCcgcagccgcagcagcagcaagccCCCCCACCCAGCAGCGGCCTGACCTCCAGCTCGTTCTACGGTTCTGGATCGGTCCCAAACACCTCCCAGAGCAGCTCTCTTTTCTCTCATACCTCTGGTGCGCCACCCAGTTCCTCCCTGGGCTTCAGCAGCACAGGCGGCTCGCTCGGTGTGGGTCTGGGCTCTGCTCTTGGAGGTTTTGGCTCTTCAG tgtCCAGTTCAACCAGTAGCAGTGTGTCTCGCAGGGACTCTCTGTTGGCGAGTTCTGACTTGTACAAGCGCGGTGGCAGCAGTTTAACCCCTATTGGTCAACCATTTTACAACAGCCTGGGTTACTCCTCTTCACCCAGTCCGATTGGCTTAACACCAGGTCACTCCCCACTCACTCCTCCACCCTCCCTGCCCTCTTCTCATGGGTCATCCTCCAGCCTTCACCTAG GTGGCTTGACAAACGGCAGCGGGCGTTACATTTCTGCTGCTCCAGGAGCCGAGGCCAAATATCGCAGCGCTGGCGGCACGTCCAGCCTGTTCAACTCCAGCAGCCAGCTGTTCCCTCCCTCTCGACCCCGCTACAGCCGCTCTGATGTCATGCCTTCTGGACGCAGTCGCCTCCTTGAAGATTTCAGGAACAACCGTTTCCCGAACCTCCAGCTCCGTGACTTACCGGGACACATGGTGGAGTTCTCTCAAGACCAGCACGGATCCAG GTTTATTCAGCAGAAGCTGGAGAGGGCCACGCCCGCCGAGAGGCAGATGGTGTTTGGAGAGATTCTTCAAGCAGCGTATCAACTAATGACTGATGTGTTTGGAAATTATGTCATCCAGAAATTTTTTGAG TTTGGAAGTGCAGACCAGAAGCTGGCTTTAGCAACACGCATTCGGGGGCATGTCCTCCCCCTGGCTCTGCAGATGTACGGCTGCAGAGTCATTCAGAAAGCCTTGGAGTCCATTTCCTCAGACCAGCAGGTAATT AGTGACATTGTTCGGGAGTTGGACGGCCACGTGTTAAAATGTGTGAAGGACCAGAATGGGAACCATGTGGTGCAGAAATGCATTGAATGCGTCCAGCCTCAGGCTCTGCAGTTCATCATTGATGCCTTCCAGGGACAG gtttttgttcTTTCCACGCATCCTTATGGGTGCCGAGTGATCCAAAGGATTTTGGAGCACTGCACTCAGGAGCAAACTCTGCCCATCCTGGAAGAGCTGCATCAGCACTCTGAACAGCTGGGCCAG GATCAGTATGGTAACTACGTCATTCAGCATGTGTTGGAGCATGGCAGACCAGAGGACAAGAGCAAGATAGTGGCAGAGGTTCGAGGAAAGGTTTTGGTTCTGAGCCAACATAAATTTGCGAG
- the pum2 gene encoding pumilio homolog 2 isoform X2, whose product MSIPCSILGMNDVGWQETRGGMLHANGAPESGGVRVHGGGPLTAVGGGGQAPGGPHLQGMDRSSNLTPGTPQPPLSGRSQDDATVGYFFQRQPGEQLVGCTPNKHRWPTGDANHVDQVRTVDEMNYDFQALALESRGMGELLPTKKIWDSDELAKDGRKGMLLGEEWRENAWGSSHHSVSQPIMVQRRPGQGFHGNGDTNSVLSPRSEGGGLGVSMVEYVLSSSPGDKMEGRYRNGGYGGGDTDQDGREKIDVQEKVSPFEEDQSPEMKVGEDNDPAKSNGRGLLNGMDRDCKDFNPTPGSRQSSPTEAVERMGPTQTGLEMMGQHHPHVLQQQNPAQNKIPTEDFQSQEAQNMGGMEHGAGVESLQFDYAGNQIQVDSSGTPVGLFDYSSQQQLFQRSNPLTVQQLTAAQQQQYALAAAQQQHLAGLAPAFVPNPYIINAAPPGADPYTAAGLAAAATLAGPTVVPPQYYGVPWGVYPANLFQQQAASTANHSANQQASNQGPGPGQPQVMRTGTNQRPLTPGQGQQSQQESLAAAAAANPALAYAGMPGYQVLAPAAYYDQTGALVMGPGARTGLGGPVRLVQTPLLINPAAAQAAAVSASGSGNNMSGPPANGLYRSIPQPQPQQQQAPPPSSGLTSSSFYGSGSVPNTSQSSSLFSHTSGAPPSSSLGFSSTGGSLGVGLGSALGGFGSSVSSSTSSSVSRRDSLLASSDLYKRGGSSLTPIGQPFYNSLGYSSSPSPIGLTPGHSPLTPPPSLPSSHGSSSSLHLGGLTNGSGRYISAAPGAEAKYRSAGGTSSLFNSSSQLFPPSRPRYSRSDVMPSGRSRLLEDFRNNRFPNLQLRDLPGHMVEFSQDQHGSRFIQQKLERATPAERQMVFGEILQAAYQLMTDVFGNYVIQKFFEFGSADQKLALATRIRGHVLPLALQMYGCRVIQKALESISSDQQSDIVRELDGHVLKCVKDQNGNHVVQKCIECVQPQALQFIIDAFQGQVFVLSTHPYGCRVIQRILEHCTQEQTLPILEELHQHSEQLGQKYQGVSLEMTPKTYYTVSRDALFKDQYGNYVIQHVLEHGRPEDKSKIVAEVRGKVLVLSQHKFASNVVEKCVIHSSRAERALLIDEVCCQKDGPHSALYTMMKDQYANYVVQRMIDMAEPAQRKIIMHKIRPHIATLRKYTYGKHILAKLEKYYMKSGGSELGPIGGPTNGLM is encoded by the exons ATGAGCATTCCATGCAGCATCCTAGGCATGAATGACGTGGGTTGGCAGGAGACGAGAGGTGGGATGCTGCATGCAAATGGTGCTCCTGAATCAGGGGGTGTTCGGGTTCATGGCGGCGGGCCCCTGACTGCGGTCGGGGGTGGTGGACAGGCTCCTGGGGGGCCACATTTACAGGGTATGGATAGAAGTTCTAACCTTACCCCAGGTACGCCGCAGCCTCCGCTCAGTGGAAGATCTCAGGACGACGCCACAGTTGGATACTTCTTTCAGCGACAACCAGGAGAGCAACTTGTGGGTTGCACTCCTAACAAGCACCGTTGGCCAACTGGAGATGCTAATCATGTTGATCAG gtTCGAACCGTAGATGAAATGAATTATGACTTTCAAGCTCTTGCTCTGGAGTCAAGAGGAATGGGAGAG cttttgcCAACAAAAAAGATCTGGGATTCTGATGAGCTAGCCAAGGATGGGCGGAAAGGGATGCTTCTTGGTGAAGAATGGAGGGAGAATGCATGGGGATCGTCTC ATCATTCAGTGTCCCAGCCAATCATGGTACAGCGGCGGCCTGGCCAGGGTTTCCATGGGAACGGTGATACAAATTCTGTGCTTTCGCCTCGCTCAGAAGGTGGAGGTCTGGGTGTGAGCATGGTGGAGTATGTCCTGAGCTCCTCCCCTGGTGACAAAATGGAAGGTCGCTACAGAAACGGCGGCTAC GGTGGAGGAGATACTGATCAAGATGGAAGAGAGAAAATTGACGTACAAGAGAAAGTGTCACCTTTTGAGGAAGACCAAAGCCCTGAGATGAAGGTGGGAGAGGATAACGATCCAGCTAAATCCAACGGAAGAGGTCTGCTAAACGGCATGGATAGAGACTGCAAAGACTTCAA TCCAACCCCCGGGAGCCGTCAATCTTCCCCTACTGAGGCCGTCGAGAGAATGGGTCCCACTCAGACGGGTTTGGAAATGATGGGGCAGCACCATCCGCATGTCCTCCAACAACAAAACCCAGCCCAGAACAAGATCCCTACTGAGGACTTCCAGAGCCAGGAGGCCCAGAACATGGGCGGCATGGAGCATGGGGCAGGCGTCGAGTCTTTACAGTTTGATTACGCTGGGAACCAGATCCAGGTCGACTCGTCAGGAACTCCAGTGGGATTGTTCGACTACAGTTCTCAGCAGCAG TTGTTCCAGAGATCAAATCCCCTGACAGTTCAACAGCTTACTGCAGCTCAGCAACAACAATATGCCCTGGCTGCAGCTCAACAGCAGCATCTCG CTGGACTCGCTCCTGCATTTGTGCCAAATCCTTACATCATTAATGCTGCGCCGCCTGGAGCCGACCCATACACTGCCGCCGGCCTTGCTGCAGCAGCCACTTTAGCAG GTCCCACAGTTGTCCCACCACAGTACTATGGTGTTCCTTGGGGTGTGTATCCAGCCAATCTTTTCCAGCAACAGGCAGCATCAACTGCCAATCACTCGGCTAATCAGCAAGCATCCAACCAGGGACCAGGACCAGGCCAGCCACAG GTGATGCGCACAGGAACCAACCAGCGACCTCTTACACCGGGACAAGGTCAACAAAGTCAGCAGGAGTCGttagctgcagctgctgctgcaaacccgGCCCTAGCTTACGCAGGAATGCCTG GCTACCAGGTGTTGGCCCCTGCCGCCTATTACGACCAAACTGGAGCCTTGGTAATGGGTCCTGGAGCTCGGACTGGTCTGGGTGGCCCCGTTCGTCTCGTACAAACCCCCCTCCTCATTAACCCAGCAGCAGCACAGGCTG CAGCTGTATCTGCATCCGGCTCCGGTAACAACATGTCTGGACCCCCAGCCAACGGTCTGTACCGCTCCATCCCTCAGCcgcagccgcagcagcagcaagccCCCCCACCCAGCAGCGGCCTGACCTCCAGCTCGTTCTACGGTTCTGGATCGGTCCCAAACACCTCCCAGAGCAGCTCTCTTTTCTCTCATACCTCTGGTGCGCCACCCAGTTCCTCCCTGGGCTTCAGCAGCACAGGCGGCTCGCTCGGTGTGGGTCTGGGCTCTGCTCTTGGAGGTTTTGGCTCTTCAG tgtCCAGTTCAACCAGTAGCAGTGTGTCTCGCAGGGACTCTCTGTTGGCGAGTTCTGACTTGTACAAGCGCGGTGGCAGCAGTTTAACCCCTATTGGTCAACCATTTTACAACAGCCTGGGTTACTCCTCTTCACCCAGTCCGATTGGCTTAACACCAGGTCACTCCCCACTCACTCCTCCACCCTCCCTGCCCTCTTCTCATGGGTCATCCTCCAGCCTTCACCTAG GTGGCTTGACAAACGGCAGCGGGCGTTACATTTCTGCTGCTCCAGGAGCCGAGGCCAAATATCGCAGCGCTGGCGGCACGTCCAGCCTGTTCAACTCCAGCAGCCAGCTGTTCCCTCCCTCTCGACCCCGCTACAGCCGCTCTGATGTCATGCCTTCTGGACGCAGTCGCCTCCTTGAAGATTTCAGGAACAACCGTTTCCCGAACCTCCAGCTCCGTGACTTACCGGGACACATGGTGGAGTTCTCTCAAGACCAGCACGGATCCAG GTTTATTCAGCAGAAGCTGGAGAGGGCCACGCCCGCCGAGAGGCAGATGGTGTTTGGAGAGATTCTTCAAGCAGCGTATCAACTAATGACTGATGTGTTTGGAAATTATGTCATCCAGAAATTTTTTGAG TTTGGAAGTGCAGACCAGAAGCTGGCTTTAGCAACACGCATTCGGGGGCATGTCCTCCCCCTGGCTCTGCAGATGTACGGCTGCAGAGTCATTCAGAAAGCCTTGGAGTCCATTTCCTCAGACCAGCAG AGTGACATTGTTCGGGAGTTGGACGGCCACGTGTTAAAATGTGTGAAGGACCAGAATGGGAACCATGTGGTGCAGAAATGCATTGAATGCGTCCAGCCTCAGGCTCTGCAGTTCATCATTGATGCCTTCCAGGGACAG gtttttgttcTTTCCACGCATCCTTATGGGTGCCGAGTGATCCAAAGGATTTTGGAGCACTGCACTCAGGAGCAAACTCTGCCCATCCTGGAAGAGCTGCATCAGCACTCTGAACAGCTGGGCCAG AAATATCAAGGCGTTTCATTGGAGATGACACCCAAAACATATTATACAGTGTCCCGTGATGCACTGTTCAAG GATCAGTATGGTAACTACGTCATTCAGCATGTGTTGGAGCATGGCAGACCAGAGGACAAGAGCAAGATAGTGGCAGAGGTTCGAGGAAAGGTTTTGGTTCTGAGCCAACATAAATTTGCGAG